Proteins from a genomic interval of Onychostoma macrolepis isolate SWU-2019 chromosome 17, ASM1243209v1, whole genome shotgun sequence:
- the crip2 gene encoding cysteine-rich protein 2 translates to MASKCPKCEKTVYFAEKVSSLGKDWHKFCLKCERCSKTLTAGGHAEHDGKPYCHKPCYAALFGPKGVNIGGAGSYVYEAPANSSPPASTVDSAPKPQEKWVPASSRPPSKAGSITTFSGEANLCPRCNKKVYFAEKVTSLGKDWHRPCLRCERCSKTLAAGSHAEHNGQPYCHKPCYAVLFGPKGVNTGGVGSYIYDKEANTEAQP, encoded by the exons ATGGCTTCGAAGTGCCCTAAATGCGAAAAGACTGTTTATTTTG CTGAGAAAGTGTCATCACTGGGGAAGGATTGGCACAAGTTCTGTTTGAAGTGTGAGCGCTGCAGTAAGACCCTCACCGCGGGTGGCCATGCTGAG CATGATGGGAAACCATACTGCCACAAGCCATGCTATGCTGCCCTCTTTGGGCCAAAAG GTGTGAACATTGGGGGTGCAGGCTCGTATGTGTATGAGGCTCCCGCCAACTCCTCCCCACCTGCATCCACCGTGGACTCTGCACCCAAACCTCAGGAGAAATGGGTCCCGGCATCTTCAAGGCCGCCATCTAAAG CTGGAAGCATCACCACCTTCTCTGGGGAAGCCAACTTGTGTCCCAGATGCAACAAGAAGGTCTATTTTG CTGAGAAGGTGACGTCACTGGGGAAGGACTGGCATCGTCCATGCCTGCGTTGTGAGAGATGTAGTAAGACCCTGGCAGCTGGCAGCCACGCAGAG CACAATGGTCAGCCCTACTGCCATAAACCATGTTATGCTGTCCTCTTCGGCCCAAAAG GTGTAAACACTGGTGGCGTTGGCAGCTACATCTATGACAAGGAGGCCAACACAGAGGCCCAGCCTTGA